Proteins from a single region of Haloarcula laminariae:
- a CDS encoding NAD(P)/FAD-dependent oxidoreductase, whose protein sequence is MTDDAIEHRRLIVAGTGIAGLTAAIYAARSNNDPLVLEGDEPGGQLTLTSEVENYPGFPEGLSGPDLINKMKEQAEQFGSELEHGIVTDIEGDERPFRVELRDGTVYTCDAFIAASGASARTLGVPGEDELMGYGVSTCATCDGAFFRGEDMLVVGGGDAAMEEAHFLTKFADTVYIAHRREEFRAEDYWIDKVGKKVESGDIEILRNTELLEMHGSPEEGVDHVTLAQNDEGYPSEKLDDPATETFDFDVGAVFIAIGHTPNTDYLEDTDVELDETGYIVAKGGKGGDQTATDVEGIFAAGDVVDYHYQQAVTAAGMGCKAAIDADEYLEDRPEAEAESEAAAEADD, encoded by the coding sequence ATGACCGACGACGCTATCGAACACCGCCGACTCATCGTCGCGGGGACCGGCATCGCCGGGCTCACAGCGGCCATCTACGCGGCACGCTCCAACAACGACCCGCTCGTTCTGGAAGGGGACGAGCCCGGCGGTCAGCTCACGCTGACCAGCGAGGTCGAGAACTACCCCGGCTTCCCGGAGGGGCTGTCGGGTCCGGACCTCATCAACAAGATGAAAGAGCAGGCCGAGCAGTTCGGGTCCGAGCTCGAACACGGCATCGTCACGGACATCGAGGGCGACGAGCGCCCGTTCCGCGTCGAGCTCCGGGACGGGACCGTCTACACCTGCGACGCCTTCATCGCGGCGTCCGGGGCCAGCGCCCGCACCCTCGGGGTCCCGGGCGAGGACGAGCTGATGGGCTACGGCGTCTCGACGTGTGCCACCTGCGACGGCGCCTTCTTCCGCGGCGAGGACATGCTCGTCGTCGGCGGCGGCGACGCGGCCATGGAGGAAGCGCACTTCCTCACGAAGTTCGCCGACACCGTCTACATCGCCCACCGCCGCGAGGAGTTCCGTGCCGAGGACTACTGGATAGACAAAGTGGGGAAGAAAGTCGAGTCGGGCGACATCGAGATACTGCGAAACACCGAGCTGCTGGAGATGCACGGCTCCCCAGAGGAGGGCGTCGACCACGTGACGCTGGCGCAGAACGACGAGGGCTACCCCTCCGAGAAGCTCGACGACCCGGCGACCGAGACCTTCGACTTCGACGTGGGCGCCGTCTTCATCGCCATCGGCCACACGCCGAACACCGACTACCTCGAAGACACCGACGTCGAACTGGACGAGACCGGCTACATCGTCGCGAAGGGCGGCAAGGGCGGCGACCAGACCGCCACCGACGTCGAGGGCATCTTCGCGGCCGGCGACGTGGTCGACTACCACTACCAGCAGGCCGTGACGGCGGCGGGAATGGGCTGTAAGGCCGCCATCGACGCCGACGAGTACCTCGAAGACCGGCCCGAGGCCGAAGCCGAGTCCGAGGCCGCTGCGGAAGCCGACGACTGA
- a CDS encoding aldehyde dehydrogenase family protein produces the protein MAETYQHYIDGEWVTGHGTETFESENPATGEPLAEFQRGTPADVDEAVAAADEAYEEWRELSRIDRAEYLWDVYHELRDRTDELGEIVTKECGKEISEGRADVVEAAHMVEWAAGDARHPSGDIIPSEIAEKDAYMRRKPRGVTGCITPWNFPIAIPYWHMAVALVEGNTVVWKPAEQTPWCAQIVAEMFEDAGLPDGVFNMIQGFGDAGAAIVDDDRVPTVLFTGSAEVGHQIADTVGSESGKRAACEMGGKNAVVITEEADLDIAVHSAVMSSFKTTGQRCVSSERLIVHTDVYDEFKERFVDAASKVAVGDPLQEDTFMGPLIEAEHLEKVTEYRDLAREEGVEVLVDRTELDADEIPDGHGDGHWVGPFVYEADPDADLRCTQEEVFGPHVALLPYDGDIKRAVEIQNDTDYGLAGAIVSEDYRQINYYRDHAELGLAYGNLPCIGAEVQLPFGGVKKSGNGYPSAREIIEAVTDRTAWTLNNSKDIRMAQGLSADIITEDDD, from the coding sequence ATGGCAGAGACATACCAGCACTACATCGACGGCGAGTGGGTCACTGGTCACGGTACCGAGACGTTCGAGAGCGAGAACCCGGCGACGGGCGAACCGCTGGCCGAGTTCCAGCGCGGCACGCCGGCGGACGTAGACGAGGCCGTCGCGGCCGCCGACGAGGCCTACGAGGAGTGGCGCGAACTCTCCCGTATCGACCGCGCGGAGTACCTCTGGGACGTCTACCACGAGCTTCGGGACCGCACCGACGAACTCGGGGAGATTGTCACGAAGGAGTGCGGGAAGGAGATAAGCGAGGGGCGGGCCGACGTGGTCGAGGCCGCCCACATGGTCGAGTGGGCCGCCGGCGACGCGCGCCACCCGAGCGGCGACATCATCCCCTCGGAAATCGCCGAAAAGGACGCCTACATGCGGCGCAAACCCAGGGGCGTCACCGGCTGTATCACGCCGTGGAACTTCCCCATCGCCATCCCGTACTGGCACATGGCCGTCGCCCTAGTCGAGGGCAACACCGTCGTCTGGAAGCCCGCCGAACAGACCCCGTGGTGTGCCCAGATCGTCGCGGAGATGTTCGAAGACGCCGGTCTCCCCGACGGCGTGTTCAACATGATCCAGGGCTTCGGGGACGCGGGTGCCGCTATCGTCGACGACGACCGCGTCCCGACGGTCCTCTTTACCGGCTCGGCCGAGGTCGGCCACCAGATAGCCGACACGGTCGGTTCCGAGTCCGGGAAACGCGCGGCCTGCGAGATGGGCGGGAAGAACGCCGTCGTCATCACCGAGGAAGCCGACCTGGACATCGCCGTCCACTCGGCCGTGATGTCCTCGTTCAAGACCACCGGCCAGCGGTGTGTCTCCTCGGAGCGGCTCATCGTCCACACGGACGTCTACGACGAGTTCAAGGAGCGGTTCGTCGACGCCGCCAGCAAGGTCGCCGTCGGCGACCCGCTGCAGGAGGACACGTTCATGGGCCCGCTCATCGAGGCCGAGCACTTGGAGAAGGTGACCGAGTACCGCGACCTCGCCCGCGAGGAGGGCGTCGAGGTGCTGGTCGACCGGACCGAGCTGGACGCCGACGAGATTCCCGACGGCCACGGGGACGGCCACTGGGTCGGCCCGTTCGTCTACGAGGCCGACCCCGACGCCGACCTGCGCTGTACGCAGGAGGAGGTGTTCGGTCCCCACGTCGCCCTGCTTCCCTACGACGGCGACATCAAGCGGGCCGTCGAGATACAGAACGACACCGACTACGGGCTGGCCGGCGCCATCGTCTCGGAGGACTACCGCCAGATAAACTACTACCGCGACCACGCCGAACTCGGGCTCGCCTACGGGAACCTCCCGTGTATCGGAGCCGAGGTCCAGCTCCCCTTCGGCGGAGTCAAGAAGTCCGGTAACGGCTACCCCTCGGCCCGCGAGATAATCGAGGCCGTCACCGACCGTACCGCCTGGACGCTGAACAACTCCAAGGACATCCGGATGGCACAGGGCCTCTCGGCCGACATCATCACCGAGGACGATGACTGA
- a CDS encoding GNAT family N-acetyltransferase, with the protein MAPEVQNARTADVPALVELYHRAYEGNKRIGFPSSVLECGADDVAEWIHNRRVLVAIDAEEIVGVVQIIPRPEWNMPEIGRLAVSPDHQTQGVGTLLLESAEESLRAEGRESVRLRTLSGHPFLEDWYRRAGYERVGIERLSDRPYDAPIMEKGL; encoded by the coding sequence GTGGCGCCTGAAGTACAGAACGCGAGGACTGCGGACGTACCGGCGCTAGTTGAGCTGTACCACCGTGCATACGAGGGGAACAAGCGGATAGGGTTCCCGTCAAGCGTTCTTGAGTGTGGTGCAGATGATGTTGCTGAGTGGATCCACAATCGGAGGGTGCTAGTTGCTATCGACGCAGAAGAGATCGTCGGCGTTGTCCAGATTATTCCGCGCCCGGAGTGGAACATGCCGGAAATCGGGCGGCTTGCTGTCTCGCCGGACCACCAGACGCAGGGAGTAGGGACACTCCTTCTCGAATCCGCAGAGGAGTCCCTGAGAGCAGAAGGCCGGGAGTCAGTTCGGCTCCGGACACTCTCCGGTCATCCGTTTCTCGAAGACTGGTATCGCCGGGCCGGATATGAGCGGGTCGGAATCGAACGACTCAGTGACCGGCCCTATGATGCCCCAATCATGGAGAAGGGGCTGTAA
- a CDS encoding proline dehydrogenase family protein translates to MIPPIANNFVAGETATEALDHVAELNERGVKGILNLLGEHYEDRADADADADAYIELAEGLERRGLDGCISVKPSQIGLEVGDQAFEENLARIVEGVDCFVWVDMEDHDTVDVTLDAFERHARETDGDVGVCVQANLKRTGDILERLADCPGKVRLVKGAYDPPAEIAYKEKSKVDEMYREYLTYMFEHFDDGIAVGSHDPAMVDLAKELHEEHGTPFEVQMLTGVRESAQFELAEEYEVYQYIPYGTKWFSYFYRRIRERKANALFALRAVVSP, encoded by the coding sequence ATGATACCCCCCATTGCGAACAACTTCGTGGCCGGCGAGACCGCGACGGAGGCGCTGGACCACGTGGCGGAGCTGAACGAACGGGGCGTGAAAGGCATCCTCAACCTACTGGGCGAACACTACGAGGACCGCGCGGACGCGGACGCGGACGCCGACGCGTACATCGAACTCGCCGAGGGGCTCGAACGCCGCGGTCTCGACGGCTGTATCTCCGTCAAGCCGAGCCAGATAGGTCTGGAGGTAGGCGACCAGGCGTTCGAGGAGAACCTCGCACGCATCGTCGAGGGCGTCGACTGTTTCGTCTGGGTCGATATGGAGGACCACGACACGGTCGACGTGACGCTCGACGCCTTCGAGCGCCACGCGCGCGAGACAGACGGTGACGTGGGTGTCTGCGTCCAGGCGAACCTCAAGCGGACCGGTGATATTCTCGAACGGCTGGCCGACTGCCCGGGGAAGGTCCGGCTGGTCAAGGGGGCCTACGACCCGCCGGCCGAGATAGCCTACAAGGAGAAGTCGAAGGTCGACGAGATGTACCGCGAGTACCTGACCTACATGTTCGAGCACTTCGACGACGGCATCGCCGTCGGGAGCCACGACCCGGCGATGGTCGACCTCGCGAAGGAACTCCACGAGGAACACGGGACCCCCTTCGAGGTACAGATGCTCACGGGCGTCCGCGAGAGCGCGCAGTTCGAGCTGGCCGAGGAGTACGAGGTGTACCAGTACATCCCCTACGGCACCAAGTGGTTCTCCTACTTCTACCGCCGTATCCGCGAACGCAAGGCAAATGCCCTGTTCGCGCTCCGGGCCGTCGTCAGTCCCTGA
- a CDS encoding ABC transporter substrate-binding protein, with product MLKLTGGAGVVGLAGCSSFGNGNEAYNIGMVDAQTGSLSAFGERNQRGKDLALSAVNDVGINGSDLQITVEDSGSENQGGISAAQKLVNQDGVPFLIGAVGSGVSLAIYESVIEGTDVVQLSQNSTGLGLTEFPGLLRMSPSGRTQAVALADLIAEDGYDEVALTYVNNDYGQSLADAFVDSWEGSVAYNNSHDQEQQSYASVISEMNDSGADAWLFITYQSEFSSMVNEIYSNGYEAMLYGADSVSGDNVIENTPEGSMEGMKILVPSAPVEEQNYQDFASAFEDEYDQSPTSWAAYAYDCVITAALSIQAADEFTGAALGEVVRDVTRPEGEQVTSFEAASEILSDGGGPSDVDYQGVSGPIDFDENGDPVGFLQVLEVQDHSYEGIDFISS from the coding sequence ATGCTGAAACTGACTGGCGGTGCCGGAGTCGTCGGTCTGGCCGGCTGTAGCTCGTTCGGGAACGGGAACGAGGCGTACAACATCGGGATGGTCGACGCCCAGACGGGCTCGCTGTCGGCCTTCGGCGAGCGGAACCAGCGCGGGAAGGACCTCGCCCTGTCGGCCGTCAACGACGTCGGCATCAACGGCAGCGACTTGCAGATAACCGTCGAGGACTCGGGGAGCGAGAACCAGGGCGGGATTTCGGCCGCCCAGAAGCTCGTCAACCAGGACGGCGTCCCATTCCTCATCGGCGCCGTCGGCTCCGGCGTCTCGCTCGCCATCTACGAGAGCGTCATCGAGGGGACGGACGTCGTCCAGCTCTCACAGAACTCGACCGGGCTCGGGCTGACCGAGTTCCCTGGGCTGTTGCGGATGTCGCCGTCGGGCCGGACGCAGGCCGTCGCGCTCGCGGACCTCATCGCCGAGGACGGCTACGACGAGGTGGCGCTGACCTACGTGAACAACGACTACGGCCAGAGCCTGGCCGACGCGTTCGTCGACTCCTGGGAAGGGTCGGTCGCCTACAACAACTCCCACGACCAGGAACAGCAGTCCTACGCCTCCGTCATCTCCGAGATGAACGACTCCGGCGCTGACGCCTGGCTGTTCATCACCTACCAGTCGGAGTTCAGTTCGATGGTCAACGAGATCTACTCCAACGGCTACGAGGCGATGCTCTATGGCGCCGACTCCGTCTCGGGCGACAACGTCATCGAGAATACCCCCGAGGGCAGCATGGAGGGAATGAAGATTCTCGTCCCGTCCGCGCCCGTAGAGGAGCAGAACTACCAGGACTTCGCCTCGGCCTTCGAGGACGAGTACGACCAGTCCCCCACCTCGTGGGCGGCCTACGCCTACGACTGTGTAATCACCGCGGCCCTCTCGATTCAGGCCGCCGACGAGTTCACCGGCGCGGCGCTCGGCGAGGTCGTCCGGGACGTGACCCGCCCCGAGGGCGAGCAGGTCACCTCCTTCGAGGCCGCGAGCGAGATTCTCTCGGACGGCGGCGGTCCGAGCGACGTGGACTACCAGGGCGTCAGCGGCCCCATCGACTTCGACGAAAACGGTGATCCGGTCGGCTTCCTGCAAGTCCTGGAGGTTCAGGACCACAGCTACGAGGGCATCGACTTCATCAGCTCATAG
- a CDS encoding DUF4352 domain-containing protein encodes MDRQSSNLRESRREYILAVGTAGLAAIAGCTSDNSSEERTPADESTTDDVTDGDTDTPQDGSNGEDAANSEPNFEVVSLQITDEMELGETASLKLQVRNSGNAEGNFTKRGQITSEALDYSKYADAGFDIGGVIEPGETETFSQEIAGDNLGSFRLSIEDYDVEADTSVVARDLSLGEDYTNVKGVKMSIDEIVVQDSYEDEEGNDVRPDNGKFVIVKYSGENTGDDTVNPSSARNLHVRTGEESYDYSLKGDTAANYDKLGFNRELAPGETLQGYQFFDVNRSAERQDLTVTWDEVIGVTEKRVNWNP; translated from the coding sequence ATGGACCGGCAATCAAGCAATTTACGCGAATCGCGCAGAGAGTATATCCTTGCAGTCGGTACAGCAGGACTGGCTGCTATCGCGGGATGTACCAGTGACAACTCTTCTGAGGAAAGGACTCCCGCTGATGAGAGCACCACGGATGACGTAACTGATGGGGATACTGATACTCCGCAGGACGGTTCCAATGGTGAAGATGCGGCGAACTCGGAACCGAATTTTGAGGTCGTTTCATTACAGATAACCGACGAGATGGAGCTGGGTGAAACCGCTTCGCTGAAGTTACAAGTGAGAAACTCCGGGAACGCTGAAGGTAACTTCACGAAGCGTGGTCAAATCACCAGTGAGGCGTTGGATTACAGCAAGTATGCGGATGCCGGCTTCGATATCGGCGGTGTGATTGAGCCGGGGGAGACGGAGACGTTTTCACAGGAGATTGCGGGGGACAACCTCGGCAGTTTCAGGTTGAGCATCGAAGACTACGATGTCGAGGCAGACACCTCGGTCGTGGCGCGGGACCTTTCCCTCGGGGAGGACTACACAAACGTGAAAGGCGTCAAGATGAGTATAGACGAGATAGTAGTGCAGGACAGCTACGAGGACGAGGAGGGGAACGATGTACGGCCCGACAACGGCAAATTCGTCATCGTGAAATACAGCGGAGAAAACACCGGAGACGATACAGTTAATCCGTCCAGCGCCAGGAATCTGCATGTCAGAACGGGGGAGGAAAGCTATGACTACTCTCTGAAGGGAGACACCGCAGCGAACTACGATAAACTCGGGTTCAACCGGGAACTGGCACCGGGGGAGACCCTCCAAGGGTACCAGTTCTTCGATGTTAACCGCAGTGCGGAAAGACAGGACCTCACAGTCACCTGGGATGAAGTCATCGGTGTGACGGAAAAAAGAGTCAACTGGAATCCGTAA
- a CDS encoding ArsR/SmtB family transcription factor translates to MEAVLWYVLTSTRGGANRIRILRAVDERPRNANKLAEQLDLDYKTVRHHLDVLAENDILTDSGDDYGAVYLPTDRVRNYWDTVEQIMESEA, encoded by the coding sequence ATGGAGGCCGTCCTGTGGTACGTGCTGACGAGTACGCGGGGCGGAGCGAACCGCATTCGGATTCTGCGGGCGGTCGACGAACGGCCGCGAAACGCCAACAAACTGGCCGAGCAACTGGACCTCGACTACAAGACGGTGCGGCATCACCTTGACGTACTGGCGGAGAACGACATCCTCACCGACAGCGGCGACGACTACGGTGCGGTGTACCTCCCGACCGACCGCGTCCGCAACTACTGGGACACGGTAGAGCAGATAATGGAGAGCGAAGCGTGA
- a CDS encoding DUF7282 domain-containing protein: protein MRKRILTALIALTVVTSGLAGVTAAETGTDAELAQQGDAATVTFENQTTGGETVTVDSVTLPDGGYVTIHGPSLADGDTLGSVAGTSQYLGPGTHDNVTVTLTDPVSEGSYTAMAHRETDGDRTYEFVASNASTDGPYTADGDLVVDSATVTPSASVSMSDQPTAGDSVVVDRVVLSEGGFVTVHDATVTEGQTFESIRGTSQYLGAGVHEDVRVVLDDPVTENTTLVPMAHRDTDSDETYTFEQSDGSNDGPYANADGAVVDTAAVTLSDTAMVSMSDQVTGGNAVTVDSVFVPESGFVTIHDSTVTEGQTFDSVRGTSMYLDAGYHTDVTVTLDNAVSNDTTLVAMSHMDSDGDANYSFVQSDGSNDGPYADADGAVTDAADVTVSATVSMDSQLSGGNAVTVDSVDMSEGGFVAIHGPTGAVVGSSDYLGAGVHEDVTVALDERLTSSQALTAMPHFDTDGDETYDFVTSDGADDGPYTADGGAVVDSANVTIEASIDFAAQSTDGESVTVESVTLQDGGFVTVHDATLLEGATFDSIRGTSAYLSPGTHENVTVTLDEPVSANTTLVPMAHRDTDGNEAYTFEQSGGSADGPYATSFSPGAVVASAPVTVQTMDGGEPTDQMTETMTGMTEDTPAQTTGGSGPGFTGIVALLAVLAVALLAVRSQE, encoded by the coding sequence ATGCGGAAACGCATCCTCACAGCACTGATCGCGCTCACCGTCGTCACCTCCGGCCTCGCCGGCGTGACCGCGGCCGAGACCGGAACCGACGCCGAACTGGCACAGCAGGGCGACGCGGCGACTGTCACGTTCGAGAACCAGACGACCGGCGGCGAGACGGTCACGGTCGACTCCGTGACGCTCCCCGACGGCGGCTACGTCACCATCCACGGCCCCTCGCTGGCCGACGGCGACACGCTCGGCAGCGTGGCGGGCACCTCACAGTACCTCGGCCCGGGCACGCACGACAACGTCACCGTGACGCTCACTGACCCCGTCAGCGAGGGGAGCTACACGGCGATGGCACACCGGGAGACCGACGGCGACCGGACCTACGAGTTCGTCGCCTCGAACGCCTCGACGGACGGTCCCTACACCGCTGACGGGGACCTCGTCGTCGACAGCGCCACGGTCACCCCCTCGGCGTCCGTCTCGATGTCCGACCAGCCGACCGCCGGCGACAGCGTCGTCGTCGACCGCGTCGTCCTGAGCGAGGGCGGTTTCGTCACGGTCCACGACGCCACCGTCACCGAGGGCCAGACGTTCGAGAGCATCCGCGGCACCTCACAGTATCTCGGCGCAGGCGTCCACGAGGACGTCCGCGTCGTACTCGACGACCCCGTCACCGAGAACACCACGCTCGTCCCGATGGCCCACCGTGACACCGACAGCGACGAGACCTACACCTTCGAACAGAGCGACGGCAGCAACGACGGTCCCTACGCGAACGCCGACGGCGCCGTCGTCGACACGGCCGCCGTGACGCTCTCCGATACGGCGATGGTCAGTATGAGCGACCAGGTCACCGGCGGCAACGCGGTGACGGTCGACTCCGTCTTCGTCCCCGAGAGCGGCTTCGTCACCATCCACGACAGCACGGTCACCGAGGGCCAGACCTTCGACAGCGTCCGCGGCACCTCGATGTACCTCGACGCGGGCTACCACACCGACGTGACGGTCACGCTCGACAACGCTGTCTCCAACGACACGACGCTCGTCGCGATGTCCCACATGGACAGTGACGGCGACGCGAACTACAGCTTCGTCCAGAGCGACGGCAGCAACGACGGTCCCTACGCGGATGCGGACGGGGCCGTGACGGACGCTGCGGATGTCACCGTCTCGGCGACCGTCTCGATGGACTCCCAGCTCAGCGGTGGGAACGCCGTCACGGTCGACAGCGTCGACATGAGCGAGGGCGGCTTCGTCGCCATCCACGGGCCGACCGGCGCCGTGGTCGGCTCCTCCGACTACCTCGGGGCGGGCGTCCACGAGGACGTCACGGTGGCGCTCGACGAGCGACTCACCAGCAGCCAGGCGCTCACCGCGATGCCTCACTTCGACACGGACGGCGACGAGACGTACGACTTCGTGACCAGTGACGGCGCGGACGACGGTCCGTACACGGCCGACGGAGGCGCGGTCGTCGACTCGGCGAACGTCACTATCGAGGCCAGCATCGACTTCGCGGCCCAGTCCACCGACGGCGAGTCCGTGACCGTCGAGTCGGTCACGCTGCAGGACGGCGGCTTCGTGACGGTCCACGACGCGACGCTGCTGGAGGGTGCGACCTTCGACAGCATCCGCGGCACCTCGGCGTACCTTTCGCCGGGCACCCACGAGAACGTCACTGTCACGCTTGACGAGCCCGTCAGCGCGAACACGACGCTCGTCCCGATGGCCCACCGCGACACCGACGGAAACGAGGCCTACACCTTCGAGCAGAGCGGCGGGAGCGCGGACGGGCCGTACGCGACCAGCTTCTCGCCCGGGGCCGTCGTGGCTTCGGCGCCGGTGACCGTCCAGACGATGGACGGCGGCGAGCCCACCGACCAGATGACCGAGACGATGACGGGAATGACCGAGGACACGCCGGCCCAGACGACCGGCGGCTCGGGCCCCGGATTCACCGGTATCGTCGCGCTACTGGCGGTTCTCGCCGTAGCGCTGCTCGCGGTCCGCAGCCAGGAGTAG
- a CDS encoding helix-turn-helix domain-containing protein — MAAIDQTETTWLTLDLWHPNCWAIKATGKATGGVLAHSIYTSPKTDGNHTGKVKGLFTAFADDEAEVTALLDEIRDSELTGELSELRERFGRERDAPGNVVREFFVEYDPDDMVCPTLLEHGFVHNAPVRIENGREEWQVCFVNERSEIDDALDRVREEAGAEVRIDSITTSEAATTTTRNQRLDKLTAKQRDVFEHARQAGYYEWPRQCDTRELAADLDVSKTTLLEHLRKAEAKLLDP, encoded by the coding sequence ATGGCGGCCATTGACCAGACCGAGACGACGTGGCTCACCCTCGACCTCTGGCACCCGAACTGCTGGGCGATAAAGGCGACCGGAAAGGCAACCGGCGGCGTTCTGGCCCACTCTATCTACACCTCCCCGAAGACGGACGGGAACCACACCGGGAAGGTCAAGGGGCTGTTCACCGCGTTCGCGGACGACGAGGCCGAAGTGACGGCGCTGCTCGACGAGATACGCGACTCCGAACTCACCGGCGAGCTCTCCGAACTCCGGGAACGATTCGGGCGCGAGCGCGACGCCCCCGGGAACGTGGTCCGGGAGTTCTTCGTCGAGTACGACCCCGACGACATGGTGTGTCCGACGCTGCTGGAACACGGGTTCGTCCACAACGCCCCCGTCCGTATCGAGAACGGGCGCGAGGAGTGGCAGGTCTGTTTCGTCAACGAGCGCTCCGAGATAGACGACGCGCTGGACCGGGTCCGCGAGGAGGCCGGCGCGGAGGTCAGAATCGACTCCATCACGACGAGCGAGGCCGCCACGACGACCACCCGGAACCAGCGCCTCGACAAGCTCACCGCCAAACAGCGGGACGTGTTCGAACACGCGCGCCAGGCGGGCTACTACGAGTGGCCCCGGCAGTGTGACACCCGGGAGCTAGCGGCCGACCTCGACGTCTCCAAGACCACCCTGCTAGAGCATCTCAGAAAAGCCGAAGCGAAACTGCTCGACCCCTGA
- a CDS encoding DUF357 domain-containing protein yields MPADLAEKTDRYEGLLAEAVDAAEIAPPEGTPMHDAALECAEMAASYLEDGRHFREEDDPVNALASFSYGHAWLDAGARIGLFDVPTDGHLFTQ; encoded by the coding sequence ATGCCTGCCGACCTCGCGGAGAAGACCGACCGCTACGAGGGACTGCTCGCCGAGGCCGTCGACGCCGCCGAAATCGCACCGCCGGAGGGGACGCCGATGCACGACGCCGCCCTGGAGTGTGCGGAGATGGCGGCCTCGTATCTGGAGGACGGGCGCCACTTCCGCGAGGAGGACGACCCGGTCAACGCCCTGGCGTCGTTCTCCTACGGGCACGCGTGGCTGGACGCGGGCGCCCGCATCGGTCTCTTCGACGTGCCGACGGACGGACATCTGTTTACGCAGTAA